ACTCGCGGATGTCTGCGCCGGCAAGTTCAGGCGGCGCGGCGAGCGTGTGGCCGGGACGGTGCGCGACGCACAGGGTCACGGACGCGAGGATGTCCTTGTAACAGTGCCAGGTGGAGATTTCCGGCAGGTTATCAGACCCTATGATAAAAAACAGCCGCCACGACTGGTGCCGCGCCGAAATGGCTCTAATGGTGTCGATGGAATACGACACGCCGCCGCGCCTGATCTCTCCGTCCCATACCGACAGGCCGGCCGACATTTTAACGGCAAGCTCGGTCATGGCGAGCCGGTCATCAGCGCTTGCTATGCCTTCGTTGTATTTGTGCGGAGGAATGCCCGACGGAACAAGATACACCTTTCGCAAACCGAAAAAATCGCGCGCAAGACACGCAGTGGCGCAATGGCCGTTGTGGATGGGATTGAAAATGCCGCCCAGGATCCCGACGGCAGGTTTCTTTTTTTGTAAAGTCTTTTTGCGGCTCGATGGTTTCATGAAGCCAGCGCCCTTGCCTGCAAACAGCGCATAACGACGCGCCGT
This genomic interval from Chitinivibrionales bacterium contains the following:
- the nadD gene encoding nicotinate-nucleotide adenylyltransferase, which produces MKPSSRKKTLQKKKPAVGILGGIFNPIHNGHCATACLARDFFGLRKVYLVPSGIPPHKYNEGIASADDRLAMTELAVKMSAGLSVWDGEIRRGGVSYSIDTIRAISARHQSWRLFFIIGSDNLPEISTWHCYKDILASVTLCVAHRPGHTLAAPPELAGADIREFPSPEWAISSTMIREYLLKGYSCEHLLPVGVERYIKKHGLYKR